The window TTGTGGCAACCGATACAGTGATATTATGCTTTAACCACAGGATTCCTTTATTTTAATTCATAGGGGCTTGAAAAAGCCCCTGACTTCAACCGAGTATCTCAGGCTCGGTTAATTAAGGTGCATACACACCAAAGCCAGAGGCAGAGCCTTTGGACGGTGTGTATGCACCTTTTTTTATTAAGATTTGAGATGGAACAAAAGTAATGTAAATATATATGAGTAAACAGAAAAATGAAAAAGTAAAACCAATGGGCAAAACGCCTATTACTTACTACGGAGGGAAGCAAACAATGTTAAAACACATCTTACCGCTTGTGCCGCAACACAACCTGTACACGGAGGTATTTGCGGGCGGAGCAGCGTTGTTTTTCGCAAAGAAGAGAGTCGAGGTGGAAGTGATTAATGATTTGAATGGGGAGTTGGTTAATTTTTACAGGGTGGCATCCACAAGGTTTGAAGAACTGAAGGCAAATATAGAACTGCTGCTGCACAGCAGGGCAGCGCACAAGCACGCTTGGTATGTGTATAATAATGGCTCTTTTTTTGGAGAGGTGGAAAGGGCATGGGCGGTTTTTTCTTTGAGTAAAATGGGTTTTGCAGGGCAGCTGAGCTGTAGTTTTGGGTTTGATAAGTCTAAGTGCAGGCATCCTAAAAAAGTATTTTATGCCAAGGATGCTTTTAATTTATCTCTCAAGGAGAGGATTGAGTGCGCTACTATTGAATGCGATGAGGCACTGCAGGTGTTGAAGAGGTACGATACTTTGCAAGCCTTCCATTTTATTGACCCTCCTTATGTGGGCAGTAATATGGGGCATTACAAGAGTATGTTTAATGAACAGAACCTGGTTGAGCTACTGGACGTTTGTGCAGGGCTTGAAGGTAAGTTTATGCTGACTATGTATCCC is drawn from Bacteroidota bacterium and contains these coding sequences:
- a CDS encoding DNA adenine methylase, with protein sequence MSKQKNEKVKPMGKTPITYYGGKQTMLKHILPLVPQHNLYTEVFAGGAALFFAKKRVEVEVINDLNGELVNFYRVASTRFEELKANIELLLHSRAAHKHAWYVYNNGSFFGEVERAWAVFSLSKMGFAGQLSCSFGFDKSKCRHPKKVFYAKDAFNLSLKERIECATIECDEALQVLKRYDTLQAFHFIDPPYVGSNMGHYKSMFNEQNLVELLDVCAGLEGKFMLTMYPNDVIQGYVDKHGWKIHSVERQISACKAEARRKQEEWMVCNY